In one window of Drosophila innubila isolate TH190305 chromosome 2L unlocalized genomic scaffold, UK_Dinn_1.0 4_B_2L, whole genome shotgun sequence DNA:
- the LOC117779547 gene encoding dedicator of cytokinesis protein 9 isoform X1, which yields MERKFTRGLNKPGMAAQLRESVSQVVRESAVLNKPLIVEPIDFEAFIAKNKTLIQNDPQRELLIYPADDVSEIIMPRKQRSNDKSVADRFEPPNEAIVCPLHGSMALGSNGHSQVSRQGSLQSNGSYQNGHSSNTSLSNGNGQLSRKSSQCSNGSTSRKLSHESYESALSSTTLRSHLAQPEEVDEYGDEEHPTSEDVIDGTTTGTRAECTRFTRQALYTYRAKNHLIHYKYSAYGGNCHDLPSTSPGEELLEEVYEIDADQDRIDEQMTRSQADTITKQGYLLKGPDSASDRMFANIGNKSFKRRYCYLRQEIDGTYMLELHKDEKQGEAKATIVMDFCTEVVQNPKRGRFCFELRMTAGHKSFTLAAENEQDFKDWLSKLSSVLAQNKAQEEKRNASLERQPQATLQLQPPAMEPITFGTLKGLDQSLHPQLMKYGRETDHSIAQARREQRRRLFACYQSPGKAIAGDNLEQYREHFGTRIFLCCRSLRFRLQCQPTDMAEGAGGEQLCQVEPYITSLALYDAKAGRKLSESFYFNINEASAAQLLPNTPVPASVAGCGVPRRSESDEKNAAQAPHSLFDGVSSELLRCPRQQFQQLRQCLLSVTAPHADIYIVLRIEKVLQCGIPQAAEPYVKAARDAKLGQKVHKAAKSCAQHIGHYRQPFAWAARPLFKAYSHELDVDPQREFEFNTIYRQELPKLKDEEMLKLLLDYRKPEKLSKLTIIPGCMRLQLQLLDQTTPCGLSKSLAPLSSFSASAKQPLTLELTEFQGQHERDAFPYTNFCNHLYVYPLSLQFDSQKIFSRARNITVVVELRDGDGEYSKPLKCIYGRPGQDLLVSQIACPVLHHNVTPTWYEEIKLRLPLGLFPEHHLLFSFYHVSCNLSKKRDAHAAFETPIGYAWLPLLQKNRICLEEKLLPVAATLPVGYLSIQPLGLGKGQNCGPEIQWIDNQRQLYNVGLRLDSTVLTADQHLHNFFAHCERLLEGGKSGALPAEMETCKILKAAHAIDMRSLINFLPTLLNELFTLLVHTQSEEIGLNVIRLLTNIIHLISDEANRTELLSAYVKYVFHAPYYSQQTARMRTVHGELCRHLPYLLNPSNTDFLIVNKFMRYSSIFFDLIVKSMAQHLLATGRIRMLRNERFPKEYADRVEQLIKILVPYITTRYEDLGEETQQLNRSLARFVRQCLSYMDRGFVFKLIRFYMEHFAPGNARVLHEYKFNFLQEICQHEHYVPLNLPFVLNPKNRPPELLQHFTLSEQFCRQHFLSGLLLQELKSSLNEVGHVRRHALAIFKDLLAKHELDARYQQRGQLSRIALLYVPWLGIVMDNLQRIDDLSESGACTPNGHVYADSASYTKRLSCSSSYVFSKDSSNFGSLTSTPRSKNRLTLHIDQPSPCRTSMHIKEHNYLAAIAGSAISNGVSNLSLNSNSDSGHSQDTTTIGAYTNGETDVALRNGHNRSVSVTHAQILSRCDKFSAGESKDLLLGFLFIVKHLSQDQMVGWWQNCNETETFQFLSILDLCLLQFRYVGKKNVILATDARVIRPTKAHTLPARTAPPVLENGHQEPCTGTLTQTREHFLEDMDMSARSQQALYESNLATEVGMIILDCLGLYVLQFRQLLADSLVLPKLARVYLRFLQLGQSERLSKHVFAALRAFINNYSMALFKGNAMLCGQMVYELLKACDSRLVDIRHESCAVLYLLMRSNFEFSGRKALTRVHLQVIISVSQMIGNVIGLNNARFQESLSIINSYANSDKAMKGTGFPLEVKDLTRRVRTVLMATAQMQAHHMDPERLLELQYSLANSYASTPELRHTWLVTMARNHEQNGNLSEAACCHLHIAALMCEYLRLKGGCTLSWSSTAFGKISRNIPLDEQGLKLDAGAQDSQYTEQMLLEQLKQCADFLDRAERFECLGELYKLILPIYERARNFIELAHCYEHLTQAYNKIVEVNRSGRRMLGRFYRVVFYGMMYFEEDHAIEYVYKEPKLTSLSEISERLAKQYKEKFGADVVKLIMDSSPVKVDELDAKLAYIQVTHVIPFFSKDELDQRLNEFEQNHDVDTFMYETPFTKSGAARGSVEDQWKRKTVIKTQYSFPYVLKRIPVKSREIIELSPIEVAIDEMQSKVSELEEIILPPADVKKLQLRLQGSVAVTVNAGPLAYAHAFLDAKVINNFSLDRVEDLKDVFRDFIGVCHKALRVNERMISADQKEYHHALQENYEKLCQALSELLQDESFQPLGDDADTAAQRNSMALFNAISGASHNSSFGFAVY from the exons AACAAACCCCTCATTGTAGAGCCCATCGATTTTGAAGCCTTTatagccaaaaataaaacgctCATACAGAATGATCCGCAGCGGGAGCTGCTTATCTATCCAGCAGATGATGTCTCG GAGATCATTATGCCACGTAAGCAACGCAGCAATGACAAATCCGTGGCAGATCGATTTGAGCCACCAAATGAGGCGATTGTTTGTCCACTTCACGGCTCCATGGCGTTGGGCAGCAATGGACACAGTCAGGTGAGCCGACAGGGCAGCCTGCAGTCGAATGGCAGCTACCAGAATGGACACAGCAGCAATACGAGTCTGTCCAATGGAAATGGTCAGTTGTCCCGAAAGAGTTCACAGTGTTCCAATGGCTCGACAAGTCGAAAGTTGTCACATGAATCCTACGAATCAGCATTGTCATCCACAACACTGCGATCCCATCTAGCACAGCCTGAGGAGGTAGACGAGTATGGGGATGAGGAGCATCCAACTAGCGAGGATGTAATCGATGGAACGACGACAGGAACACGTGCCGAGTGCACACGTTTCACACGACAAGCGTTGTACACATATCGTGCCAAGAATCATCTCATTCACTACAAGTACAGCGCTTATGGAGGAAACTGTCATGATCTACCTAG CACATCGCCTGGCGAGGAATTGCTTGAGGAAGTCTATGAAATTGATGCTGATCAGGATCGCATAGATGAGCAAATGACACGTTCCCAGGCGGACACCATCACCAAGCAAGGATATCTGCTGAAGGGACCTGATTCAGCCTCGGATCGCATGTTTGCCAATATTGGCAACAAGTCCTTTAAGCGTCGCTATTGCTATCTGCGCCAGGAGATCGATGGCACCTACATGCTTGAGCTGCACAAGGATGAAAAACAGGGCGAAGCAAAGGCCACCATTGTCATGGACTTTTGCACGGAGGTGGTGCAG AATCCAAAACGTGGTCGCTTCTGTTTTGAGCTGCGCATGACCGCAGGACACAAATCATTTACATTGGCAGCTGAAAATGAGCAGGACTTTAAGGATTGGCTGAGCAAGCTCTCCTCGGTGCTGGCCCAGAACAAGGCGCAGGAGGAGAAGCGCAATGCATCGTTAGAGCGACAACCTCAGGCCACTCTCCAACTACAGCCACCGGCGATGGAGCCAATAACATTTGGTACACTCAAAGGCCTGGATCAATCGCTGCATCCACAGCTTATGAAGTATGGTCGTGAGACGGATCACTCCATTGCCCAGGCACGACGAGAGCAGCGTCGTCGACTCTTTGCCTGCTATCAGAGTCCGGGCAAAGCCATTGCTGGTGATAATTTGGAGCAGTATCGTGAGCACTTTGGCACAAGGATTTTCCTTTGTTGCCGCAGTCTACGCTTTCGATTACAATGTCAACCCACGGATATGGCAGAGGGAGCTGGAGGGGAACAGCTGTGCCAGGTGGAACCCTACATCACCAGCCTGGCGCTGTACGATGCGAAGGCAGGTCGCAAGCTCAGCGAGAGTTTCTACTTTAACATCAACGAGGCTTCAGCGGCTCAACTGTTGCCCAACACACCTGTGCCCGCCTCTGTGGCAGGTTGCGGCGTTCCCAGACGCTCGGAGAGTGATGAAAAGAATGCAGCACAGGCGCCACATTCTCTCTTCGATGGCGTCTCCTCGGAATTGCTTCGGTGTCCTCGCCAGCAGTTCCAACAGCTGAGGCAGTGCCTCCTCTCGGTGACTGCTCCACATGCGGATATTTATATCGTGCTGCGCATTGAGAAGGTGCTGCAGTGCGGCATTCCCCAGGCAGCAGAGCCTTATGTGAAGGCTGCTCGGGATGCCAAGCTGGGACAGAAGGTGCACAAGGCAGCCAAGAGTTGTGCCCAACACATTGGACACTATCGCCAGCCATTCGCCTGGGCAGCTCGTCCCCTATTCAAGGCCTACAGTCACGAGTTGGATGTGGATCCTCAGCGAGAGTTCGAGTTCAACACGATCTATCGCCAGGAGTTGCCCAAACTAAAGGATGAAGAGATGCTCAAGCTGTTGCTCGACTATCGCAAGCCGGAGAAACTCAGCAAGCTGACCATAATCCCGGGTTGCATGCGTCTCCAGTTGCAGCTGTTGGATCAGACGACGCCCTGTGGTCTCAGCAAATCTTTAGCTCCCTTGTCTAGTTTCAGTGCCTCCGCCAAGCAACCGCTCACCTTGGAACTCACCGAGTTTCAGGGTCAACACGAGCGGGATGCGTTTCCTTATACCAATTTCTGCAATCATCTTTATGTTTATCCATTGAGTTTGCAATTTGATAGTCAAAAGATCTTTTCGCGAGCTCGCAACATTACAGTCGTGGTGGAGCTGAGGGATGGAGATGGGGAGTACAGCAAACCATTGAAG TGCATCTATGGCCGACCTGGACAGGATTTGTTGGTCTCTCAGATAGCCTGTCCCGTTCTCCATCACAATGTGACGCCCACTTGGTATGAGGAGATCAAACTGCGCCTTCCACTTGGTCTCTTTCCCGAACATCATTTGCTCTTCTCGTTTTATCATGTGTCCTGCAATCTGAGCAAGAAACGTGATGCACATGCGGCATTTGAGACGCCCATCGGGTATGCTTGGTTGCCATTGTTGCAGAAGAATCGCATCTGTCTGGAGGAGAAGCTGTTGCCTGTGGCAGCGACCTTACCTGTGGGATATCTGTCCATACAGCCTTTGGGCCTTGGCAAGGGG CAGAATTGCGGTCCGGAGATTCAATGGATAGACAATCAGCGACAGCTTTATAACGTTGGTTTACGTCTGGATTCTACGGTTTTGACTGCAGATCAACATTTGCACAATTTCTTTGCCCATTGCGAACGTTTGCTGGAAGGTGGAAAATCTGGAGCTCTGCCGGCGGAGATGGAAACTTGCAAGATTCTGAAAGCAGCGCATGCTATTGACATGAGATCCTTGATCAATTTTCTGCCTACGCTACTTAATGAACTCTTTACGTTATTGGTGCACACACAATCCGAGGAAATTGGCTTAAATGTCATACGTTTGTTGACCAACATTATACATCTGATAAGCGATGAGGCGAATCGCACAGAGCTGCTTTCAGCGTATGTGAAGTATGTGTTCCATGCTCCTTATTACAGTCAACAGACGGCCAGGATGCGGACTGTGCACGGAGAACTGTGTCGTCATTTGCCATATCTCCTCAATCCGAGCAATACGGATTTCCTAATAGTCAACAAGTTCATGAGATACTCATCGATCTTCTTTGATCTGATTGTTAAGAGCATGGCGCAACATCTTTTAGCTACCGGACGCATTCGAATGTTGCGCAACGAAAGATTTCCCAAGGAGTATGCGGATCGTGTGGAGCAGTTAATAAAAATCCTCGTGCCTTATATAACAACGCGTTACGAGGATCTGGGCGAGGAGACACAGCAACTCAATCGTTCTCTGGCCAGATTTGTGCGTCAGTGTCTGAGTTATATGGATCGTGGATTTGTCTTCAAGTTGATACGTTTCTACATGGAACATTTCGCACCGGGAAACGCACGTGTGCTTCACGAATACAAGTTCAACTTTCTGCAGGAGATTTGCCAGCATGAGCATTATGTACCATTGAATCTGCCATTTGTGCTGAATCCTAAAAATCGTCCGCCGGAATTGCTGCAGCATTTTACGCTCTCGGAGCAGTTTTGCCGACAGCATTTCCTCTCGGGTTTGTTGCTGCAGGAGCTGAAGAGCAGCCTTAATGAAGTGGGTCATGTGCGTCGTCATGCGCTGGCCATTTTTAAGGATCTGCTGGCTAAGCACGAGCTGGATGCACGCTATCAACAACGTGGTCAGCTGTCGAGGATCGCTTTGCTCTATGTTCCTTGGCTGGGCATTGTCATGGACAATTTGCAGCGCATAGATGATCTGTCGGAGTCGGGCGCCTGCACTCCCAATGGTCATGTCTATGCCGACTCCGCCTCGTATACGAAGCGTCTTAGTTGCTCTAGTAGCTATGTGTTCAGCAAGGACTCCTCCAACTTTGGCTCCTTAACCTCCACGCCGCGTTCCAAGAATCGCTTAACATTGCACATTGATCAGCCGAGTCCTTGCCGCACCTCCATGCACATCAAGGAGCACAATTATCTGGCCGCCATCGCCGGCTCAGCGATAAGCAATGGTGTGTCCAATCTATCGctcaactccaactccgaTTCGGGC CACTCGCAGGACACGACGACAATTGGCGCCTACACAAATGGGGAGACCGATGTTGCCCTACGCAATGGACACAATCGTTCGGTGAGCGTAACCCATGCGCAGATCCTCTCCAGATGCGATAAGTTCAGCGCTGGGGAGAGCAAGGATCTGCTGTTGGGTTTCCTGTTCATAGTGAAGCACCTGTCGCAGGATCAAATGGTTGGCTGGTGGCAGAACTGCAACGAGACGGAAACGTTTCAGTTTCTATCCATTTTGGACTTGTGTCTGCTGCAGTTTCGATACGTGGGTAAGAAGAATGTGATCCTTGCCACAGATGCTCGAGTGATACGTCCAACGAAGGCGCATACACTTCCCGCACGGACTGCACCGCCAGTGCTGGAGAATGGCCACCAGGAGCCGTGCACAGGAACACTGACCCAGACTCGAGAGCATTTTCTGGAGGATATGGACATGTCAGCCAGGTCACAGCAGGCACTGTACGAATCGAACCTTGCCACTGAAGTGGGCATGATTATACTGGACTGTCTGGGACTCTATGTGCTCCAGTTTCGACAGCTGCTGGCGGACAGTTTGGTGCTGCCCAAGCTAGCCCGTGTCTATCTGCGATTCCTTCAGCTGGGACAATCGGAGCGTCTCTCCAAGCACGTCTTTGCGGCTCTACGGgcatttattaacaattattccATGGCCCTGTTCAAGGGGAATGCCATGCTCTGTGGACAGATGGTCTATGAGCTGCTCAAGGCCTGCGACAGTCGCCTGGTGGACATACGCCATGAATCCTGTGCCGTGCTCTATCTCCTGATGCGCAGCAACTTTGAGTTCAGTGGACGCAAAGCCTTGACTCGAGTTCATCTGCAGGTCATCATCTCTGTGTCTCAGATGATTGGCAATGTGATTGGTTTGAATAATGCACGCTTCCAGGAGAGTTTGTCCATTATCAATAGTTATGCCAATAGTGATAAGGCAATGAAGGGCACAGGATTCCCCTTGGAGGTCAAGGATCTGACACGTCGTGTGCGCACTGTTCTCATGGCCACGGCTCAGATGCAGGCTCATCACATGGATCCAGAGCGTCTTCTGGAGCTCCAATATTCGCTGGCCAATTCATATGCATCCACGCCGGAATTGAGACACACCTGGCTCGTCACCATGGCCCGGAATCACGAACAGAATGGCAATCTCTCGGAGGCGGCCTGCTGTCATCTCCATATTGCCGCTCTCATGTGTGAATATCTGCGTTTGAAAGGTGGCTGCACTTTGAGCTGGTCCTCGACAGCCTTTGGCAAGATCTCACGCAATATTCCGTTGGACGAACAAGGACTCAAGCTGGATGCGGGTGCCCAGGACTCTCAGTACACGGAGCAAATGCTGCTGGAACAGCTGAAACAATGCGCCGACTTTCTCGATCGTGCCGAACGCTTCGAGTGCCTCGGAGAACTCTACAAGCTCATCCTGCCCATCTATGAGCGTGCTCGCAACTTCATCGAGTTGGCCCATTGCTATGAGCATCTCACCCAGGCCTACAACAAGATTGTGGAGGTGAATAGATCTGGAAGGCGCATGCTGGGTCGCTTTTATCGTGTGGTCTTCTATGGCATG ATGTACTTCGAGGAGGATCACGCCATTGAGTATGTGTACAAGGAGCCCAAGCTGACATCCCTTAGTGAAATCTCGGAACGCTTGGCCAAACAGTATAAGGAGAAGTTTGGCGCCGATGTTGTCAAACTTATTATGGATTCATCTCCG GTAAAAGTTGACGAATTGGATGCCAAACTGGCCTACATACAGGTGACCCATGTGATACCCTTCTTCAGCAAAGACGAGCTTGATCAACGTCTCAATGAGTTCGAACAAAATCACGATGTGGACACATTTATGTATGAAACACCCTTCACCAAGTCGGGCGCTGCACGTGGCAGCGTAGAGGATCAGTGGAAACGCAAGACTGTCATTAAAA CCCAATACTCATTTCCCTATGTGCTTAAGCGCATACCCGTCAAGTCTCGCGAGATAATCGAACTGAGTCCCATTGAGGTGGCCATCGATGAGATGCAATCAAAGGTTTCAGAGCTGGAGGAGATCATTCTCCCGCCGGCGGATGTTAAGAAGTTGCAGCTACGTTTGCAGGGTAGCGTTGCAGTTACCGTAAACGCGGGTCCTTTGGCCTATGCACATGCCTTCCTGGATGCCAAGGTGATCAATAACTTTTCACTCGACCGTGTCGAGGATCTCAAGGATGTCTTTCG CGATTTTATTGGCGTTTGTCACAAGGCGTTACGTGTGAACGAGCGCATGATTAGCGCGGATCAGAAGGAGTATCATCATGCGCTTCAGGAGAACTATGAGAAACTGTGTCAGGCACTCAGTGAGTTACTCCAAGACGAATCGTTCCAGCCGCTTGGCGATGATGCCGACACCGCAGCCCAGCGCAATAGCATGGCTTTATTCAATGCGATCAGTGGGGCCTCACATAACTCAA GTTTTGGTTTTGCCGTATATTAA